One Fundidesulfovibrio soli DNA window includes the following coding sequences:
- a CDS encoding winged helix-turn-helix transcriptional regulator: protein MAKACKTKELNGRQYRCFFELTLQVMGGKWKPIILYHLSEARVLRFSELRRGMPGVTERMLTRQLRELEADGLVHRTVYREVPPRVEYGLTELGAGLVPILDQLRQWGELYEDRMGGARLSEGEGYEPRNGEREAAVGE from the coding sequence ATGGCCAAGGCGTGCAAAACCAAAGAGTTGAACGGCAGGCAGTACCGCTGCTTCTTCGAGTTGACCCTGCAGGTGATGGGCGGCAAGTGGAAGCCCATCATCCTCTACCACCTCTCGGAGGCGCGGGTGCTGCGCTTCAGCGAACTCAGGCGCGGGATGCCCGGCGTGACCGAGCGCATGCTCACGCGCCAGCTGCGCGAGCTGGAGGCGGACGGGCTGGTGCACCGCACGGTGTACCGCGAGGTGCCGCCCAGGGTGGAGTACGGGCTGACGGAGCTGGGCGCGGGGCTGGTGCCCATACTGGACCAGCTGCGCCAATGGGGCGAGCTCTACGAGGATCGCATGGGCGGGGCGAGGCTCTCCGAGGGCGAAGGATACGAACCGCGCAACGGGGAGCGCGAGGCGGCCGTGGGGGAGTAG